In a single window of the Zea mays cultivar B73 chromosome 5, Zm-B73-REFERENCE-NAM-5.0, whole genome shotgun sequence genome:
- the LOC100384510 gene encoding probable LRR receptor-like serine/threonine-protein kinase At2g16250 isoform X1, translated as MTRARARGLWALLLVALVAAAVAPGALVLAQGGTLTSRSDLVGLYALRGSLGLRARDWPRRADPCAAWAGVGCRAGRVVSLSVAGLRRTRLARLSPRFDVDGLRNLTRLEAFSAAGFGLPGSIPAWLGAGLAPTLQSLDISACAVSGEIPASALLGLGNLTTLNLAGNQLSGQLPATALPRLTRLRTLNLSRNAFSGALPHAVWSLPGLSVLDVSRNNLTGALPTPGLALPANAQVVDLSGNFFYGGVPETFRRLFAQVLLANISGNYFDGELGVSDGGGGNVSFQLNCFLDVLGQRTQVDCQQFYASRGLPYDGPVIPPAPQPAPSPVRKKHKNLKYILIGAIGGGLLLIAVVAAIVFCFVCSGSTGRRNHQRESGASPSAPSGVSATGTAAATGGTQPSALSANTVKVGDSFAYDQLVNATSGFGENRLIKHGHSGDLYHGVLQDGTAVVVKRITSRVPRKDAYLAELDLFAKGVHETLVPLLGHCLDKEEEKVLVYRFVRNGDLSNALHRKSREENEGLQSLDWIKRLKIATGVAEALCYLHHECSPPMVHRDVQASSILLDDKFDVRLGSLSKVCPQEGEGHQNVITKLLRFSSTADQGSSGSPSATCPYDVYCFGKVLLELVTGRLGISASNNAATSEWLDATLRYVDIYEKELMSKIIDPTLIIDEDHLEEVWAMAIVAKSCLNPRSSKRPPMKYILKALENPLKVVREDNGNSSARLRATSSRGSWNAALFGSWRHSSSDVGPSRDDNILKRSETIRSSGGSNGDHSSSRRRQSKEIFPEPSGSRDTED; from the exons ATGacgcgcgcgcgcgcgagggGTCTCTGGGCGCTGCTGCTCGTTGCGCtggtggcggcggcggtggcgcccgGGGCGCTGGTGCTGGCGCAGGGAGGGACCCTGACGTCGCGGTCGGATCTCGTGGGGCTGTACGCGCTGCGGGGCTCGCTCGGCCTGAGGGCGCGGGACTGGCCGCGGCGTGCGGACCCGTGCGCGGCGTGGGCGGGCGTGGGCTGCCGCGCCGGCCGCGTCGTCTCGCTCAGCGTCGCCGGGCTGCGGCGCACGCGGCTGGCCCGCCTGTCGCCGCGCTTCGACGTCGACGGGCTGCGCAACCTCACGCGCCTCGAGGCCTTCAGCGCCGCGGGGTTCGGGCTGCCTGGCTCCATCCCGGCGTGGCTAGGCGCCGGGCTCGCGCCCACGCTCCAGTCCCTCGACATCTCCGCCTGCGCCGTCTCCGGGGAGATCCCGGCCTCCGCGCTCCTGGGCCTCGGCAACCTCACCACCCTCAACCTCGCAGGCAACCAACTGTCCGGCCAACTCCCGGCCACCGCGCTCCCGAGGCTCACGCGTCTCAGGACCCTTAACCTCTCGCGCAATGCGTTCTCGGGCGCCCTGCCCCACGCGGTCTGGTCGCTCCCGGGGCTCAGCGTTCTGGACGTGTCTCGTAACAACCTCACCGGCGCATTGCCCACGCCAGGGCTTGCGCTGCCAGCCAATGCGCAGGTGGTGGACCTGTCGGGGAACTTCTTCTATGGCGGCGTCCCAGAGACCTTTCGTCGGCTGTTCGCCCAGGTGCTGCTTGCCAATATTTCTGGGAACTACTTTGACGGCGAGCTAGGAGTGTCCGACGGTGGTGGCGGCAATGTTTCGTTTCAGTTGAATTGCTTCCTTGATGTTCTGGGACAGCGTACACAGGTTGATTGCCAGCAGTTCTATGCCAGTCGTGGCTTGCCTTATGATGGTCCAGTTATCCCACCCGCACCACAGCCTGCACCTTCACCGGTAAGGAAGAAGCACAAGAATCTGAAGTACATACTGATCGGGGCCATTGGTGGAGGCCTCCTGCTGATAGCCGTTGTTGCAGCCATTGTGTTCTGCTTTGTGTGTTCTGGGAGTACAGGGAGGAGGAATCATCAGAGAGAAAGTGGGGCATCACCAAGTGCACCATCGGGAGTGTCAGCTACCGGCACAGCTGCAGCTACTGGTGGCACGCAGCCTTCTGCATTGTCTGCAAACACGGTGAAAGTCGGCGATTCGTTTGCTTACGACCAACTTGTCAATGCCACCTCGGGATTTGGGGAAAATAGGCTCATCAAGCACGGTCACTCAGGTGATCTATACCATGGTGTGCTCCAAGACGGGACTGCCGTGGTGGTGAAGAGGATCACTTCGCGTGTGCCTCGGAAGGATGCTTATCTGGCAGAGTTAGATTTGTTTGCAAAAGGAGTGCATGAAACGCTGGTTCCTTTGTTGGGGCACTGCCTTgataaagaagaagaaaaggttcTTGTGTATAGGTTTGTCCGAAATGGTGACTTGTCAAATGCACTGCACAGAAAGTCAAGGGAGGAAAATGAAGGCTTGCAATCTTTGGACTGGATTAAGAGGTTGAAGATTGCAACAGGGGTAGCTGAGGCTCTTTGCTATCTGCATCATGAGTGTTCTCCACCAATGGTTCACAG GGATGTGCAAGCCAGCAGCATCCTTCTTGATGATAAATTTGATGTGCGTCTTGGTAGCTTGAGCAAGGTGTGTCCTCAAGAAGGGGAAGGGCACCAAAATGTTATCACAAAGCTGTTAAGATTTTCTTC GACAGCAGATCAAGGTTCTTCTG GTTCCCCATCTGCAACTTGCCCATATGATGTCTATTGTTTTGGAAAAGTTTTACTCGAGCTGGTGACAGGGAGACTTGGTATCAGTGCATCAAACAATGCTGCCACGAGCGAATGGCTTGATGCCACCCTGCGGTACGTCGATATTTACGAGAAAGAGCTTATGAGCAAGATCATTGATCCAACGCTTATTATTGATGAGGACCACCTGGAGGAAGTCTGGGCAATGGCGATTGTTGCCAAGTCCTGCTTGAATCCTCGGTCTTCTAAACGCCCACCAATGAAGTACATCCTAAAGGCACTAGAAAACCCTTTGAAGGTGGTGAGAGAAGACAATGGCAATAGCTCGGCCAGGTTGAGAGCAACATCGTCTCGGGGTTCATGGAACGCTGCACTCTTTGGGAGTTGGCGGCATAGCTCGTCTGATGTAGGTCCTTCTAGGGACGACAACATTCTGAAACGCTCAGAGACAATCAGATCGTCCGGCGGGAGCAATGGGGACCATTCTTCCTCCCGCAGGAGGCAATCCAAGGAGATCTTCCCTGAGCCGTCTGGCTCTCGTGACACCGAGGATTAA
- the LOC100384510 gene encoding probable LRR receptor-like serine/threonine-protein kinase At2g16250 isoform X2: protein MTRARARGLWALLLVALVAAAVAPGALVLAQGGTLTSRSDLVGLYALRGSLGLRARDWPRRADPCAAWAGVGCRAGRVVSLSVAGLRRTRLARLSPRFDVDGLRNLTRLEAFSAAGFGLPGSIPAWLGAGLAPTLQSLDISACAVSGEIPASALLGLGNLTTLNLAGNQLSGQLPATALPRLTRLRTLNLSRNAFSGALPHAVWSLPGLSVLDVSRNNLTGALPTPGLALPANAQVVDLSGNFFYGGVPETFRRLFAQVLLANISGNYFDGELGVSDGGGGNVSFQLNCFLDVLGQRTQVDCQQFYASRGLPYDGPVIPPAPQPAPSPVRKKHKNLKYILIGAIGGGLLLIAVVAAIVFCFVCSGSTGRRNHQRESGASPSAPSGVSATGTAAATGGTQPSALSANTVKVGDSFAYDQLVNATSGFGENRLIKHGHSGDLYHGVLQDGTAVVVKRITSRVPRKDAYLAELDLFAKGVHETLVPLLGHCLDKEEEKVLVYRFVRNGDLSNALHRKSREENEGLQSLDWIKRLKIATGVAEALCYLHHECSPPMVHRDVQASSILLDDKFDVRLGSLSKVCPQEGEGHQNVITKLLRFSSTADQGSSGSPSATCPYDVYCFGKVLLELVTGRLGISASNNAATSEWLDATLRHDARYTLLYL from the exons ATGacgcgcgcgcgcgcgagggGTCTCTGGGCGCTGCTGCTCGTTGCGCtggtggcggcggcggtggcgcccgGGGCGCTGGTGCTGGCGCAGGGAGGGACCCTGACGTCGCGGTCGGATCTCGTGGGGCTGTACGCGCTGCGGGGCTCGCTCGGCCTGAGGGCGCGGGACTGGCCGCGGCGTGCGGACCCGTGCGCGGCGTGGGCGGGCGTGGGCTGCCGCGCCGGCCGCGTCGTCTCGCTCAGCGTCGCCGGGCTGCGGCGCACGCGGCTGGCCCGCCTGTCGCCGCGCTTCGACGTCGACGGGCTGCGCAACCTCACGCGCCTCGAGGCCTTCAGCGCCGCGGGGTTCGGGCTGCCTGGCTCCATCCCGGCGTGGCTAGGCGCCGGGCTCGCGCCCACGCTCCAGTCCCTCGACATCTCCGCCTGCGCCGTCTCCGGGGAGATCCCGGCCTCCGCGCTCCTGGGCCTCGGCAACCTCACCACCCTCAACCTCGCAGGCAACCAACTGTCCGGCCAACTCCCGGCCACCGCGCTCCCGAGGCTCACGCGTCTCAGGACCCTTAACCTCTCGCGCAATGCGTTCTCGGGCGCCCTGCCCCACGCGGTCTGGTCGCTCCCGGGGCTCAGCGTTCTGGACGTGTCTCGTAACAACCTCACCGGCGCATTGCCCACGCCAGGGCTTGCGCTGCCAGCCAATGCGCAGGTGGTGGACCTGTCGGGGAACTTCTTCTATGGCGGCGTCCCAGAGACCTTTCGTCGGCTGTTCGCCCAGGTGCTGCTTGCCAATATTTCTGGGAACTACTTTGACGGCGAGCTAGGAGTGTCCGACGGTGGTGGCGGCAATGTTTCGTTTCAGTTGAATTGCTTCCTTGATGTTCTGGGACAGCGTACACAGGTTGATTGCCAGCAGTTCTATGCCAGTCGTGGCTTGCCTTATGATGGTCCAGTTATCCCACCCGCACCACAGCCTGCACCTTCACCGGTAAGGAAGAAGCACAAGAATCTGAAGTACATACTGATCGGGGCCATTGGTGGAGGCCTCCTGCTGATAGCCGTTGTTGCAGCCATTGTGTTCTGCTTTGTGTGTTCTGGGAGTACAGGGAGGAGGAATCATCAGAGAGAAAGTGGGGCATCACCAAGTGCACCATCGGGAGTGTCAGCTACCGGCACAGCTGCAGCTACTGGTGGCACGCAGCCTTCTGCATTGTCTGCAAACACGGTGAAAGTCGGCGATTCGTTTGCTTACGACCAACTTGTCAATGCCACCTCGGGATTTGGGGAAAATAGGCTCATCAAGCACGGTCACTCAGGTGATCTATACCATGGTGTGCTCCAAGACGGGACTGCCGTGGTGGTGAAGAGGATCACTTCGCGTGTGCCTCGGAAGGATGCTTATCTGGCAGAGTTAGATTTGTTTGCAAAAGGAGTGCATGAAACGCTGGTTCCTTTGTTGGGGCACTGCCTTgataaagaagaagaaaaggttcTTGTGTATAGGTTTGTCCGAAATGGTGACTTGTCAAATGCACTGCACAGAAAGTCAAGGGAGGAAAATGAAGGCTTGCAATCTTTGGACTGGATTAAGAGGTTGAAGATTGCAACAGGGGTAGCTGAGGCTCTTTGCTATCTGCATCATGAGTGTTCTCCACCAATGGTTCACAG GGATGTGCAAGCCAGCAGCATCCTTCTTGATGATAAATTTGATGTGCGTCTTGGTAGCTTGAGCAAGGTGTGTCCTCAAGAAGGGGAAGGGCACCAAAATGTTATCACAAAGCTGTTAAGATTTTCTTC GACAGCAGATCAAGGTTCTTCTG GTTCCCCATCTGCAACTTGCCCATATGATGTCTATTGTTTTGGAAAAGTTTTACTCGAGCTGGTGACAGGGAGACTTGGTATCAGTGCATCAAACAATGCTGCCACGAGCGAATGGCTTGATGCCACCCTGCG CCATGATGCAAGGTATACGCTTTTGTACTTGTGA